The Spirochaeta cellobiosiphila DSM 17781 DNA segment AAGGTCTGACAAAATAGGCTAAAGAGTCAGACAAAATTGATGATGATAGCTAGTCCCTTGGGCACCGTCTTGAGTTTTCATCAACATTTGTACTGTGTAAATACCTTTTGGAAGAAAGGAAGGCCAGTTACAAAGTATGCTTTTAGGAAGAATCCTATGGATCTGGTCGACCACATAGACCTGTCCATCATCATGGATTAATTGAATCTGAAGTTTATCTTCTTCATAGGGACTATAACCATAACCTTTGATCTCACATAGTCCACCGGGAGTGATATGCCTTCCTGAGGAAGAACCAAAATCCATAATAGTATCAATGGCTATGTGGGATTTTCTTTTTTGGATGGCCGTCAAGGAAGCCAAGCGGGAGATCCTTTTCTTAAAGGATAAATTCAAATTACATAAAGCACGAAGCTGGTGCTTCTTCTTGTCATAACTTTCTGTTCTGTTCTTAAACCTCCCTCCTAAGGACAACTTAAATTGGAAGAGATTAGTCGAAATCTTATTTCCCAATAATAGTTGATCCTCTATGACTTCCTCAAATAAATCCAGGACAACTAAAATATCCTGACGTGTAACAGTAGTATTCTTGTGGGCCATAACCTTAATAAGATCATTTTGATCCAGAACTTGATTGTGATTTATATGAGCCACATAAGGTTCTTCCTGGTTAGTATCCAGCTCAGATTTGATAAGATAGTAGTTAATCATAGGACTCTCCTGTTTATGAGTATTTACTAACTACTTCTCAGCTGTTTCTGGAATATCGAGAAAAATTTTTAAACTTTTTTCTTAAAAATACAAAAAAGTTTCCTCCTTTCCCTTAAGAAAGGAGGAAACTACTAAACATTTAAGTAGTCACACTTAATTGTCTTTGAATCATCTTATAATAGAGACCCTGTTTCTGTTCTAGTTCTTGAGGTGTACCCCACTCTTTTACATGGCCCTGATCAAATACGATAATCTTATCTGCCTGGGCTATTGTCCTCATGCGATGGGCGATCACCAGTACGGTTTTATTGCTGATAAGGTAAGACAGAGCTTTTTGTATTTTGCTTTCATTCTCCACATCTAAGGAAGCAGTGGCCTCATCCAGAATGACAATGGGGGCATCTTTTAAAAGAGCTCTGGCTATAGAGATTCTCTGTCGTTCTCCCCCGGACAGAGTACGTCCGTTCTCTCCGATAACCGTGTTATAACCTTCTGGCATAGACAAGGCGAATTCGTCACATTGAGCTAATTGGGCTATCCTCAACACTTCCTCATCACTGGCATCCTTACGTCCAATCCTTATGTTATCCAACAAGGAAGAGTTAAAGAGAACCACATCCTGAAACACAATGGACAAGGATTCATAGAGGGTTTCTGGATCAACATTTTTAATATCAATGCCCCCTATGGTTATTTGTCCCTTGTTCACATCCCAGAAGCGAGCCGCTAATTTGGCAGCTGTTGACTTGCCACTTCCAGAAGGTCCTACAAGGGCGGTAACTTCCCCCTGATTCAGAGAAAAGCTCACATTATTAAGGACTGTTTTACCTTCTTCATAGGCAAACTCTACCTTCTCAAATTGAATGTCATAAGAAGAGGGAGCAAAATCTTTGCTTCCCTCCTGTACGGGAAGTGCCTCCATTTGCTGAACCCGGGATATGGGGATATCCAGATGAAAGAGAGCGGCTAAATTATTAAGGACTTCCTGTATGGGTTCATAGATTCGAGAAGCAAAGACTAAAAAAACAAGAAAAGGGAATACTTGTGTGGAACTTTGCGTGCTTAGATAAACACCAACAAGGACCAGGGTTAGGATTCCTAGTTTTAAGACTCCCTTCGAACTGTCAAGAAAGAGTCCAGTAATCAATTCGCCCTTTCCAATGGCCTTTTCGTATTCCTTGAGCTTACGATCGGTCTCCCTACTATAGGAATCTTCCCTATTGTAAGCTTTAATATCTTGTACATTCTCCATGCCTTCCTGGACATGGTCACTTACAGCTCGTTTCGCTAAGTAAATCTTCTCATTGTTTTTTATTTGTATCCTTTTAGATAGTAATACAAGACCTCCTGCAACAGGAGCCACCCATAATAAGGCCAGAGCCATAGGCCAGTTGTAGATAAATAACCCAATAGAGGCCATGGCAATCGTGATAAGGGAAGCAAATAACTGGGGTACCGCATGACTAAAGGTATGTTCCAGCTCTGTACAATCACTCATGATGGTTCCTGTTAAATCACTCAAATTCTTCTCCCCAAAAAAACTAAGTGGTAATCTTCTTAGTTTTTCTCCCAAGGA contains these protein-coding regions:
- a CDS encoding DNA-binding domain-containing protein, with the translated sequence MINYYLIKSELDTNQEEPYVAHINHNQVLDQNDLIKVMAHKNTTVTRQDILVVLDLFEEVIEDQLLLGNKISTNLFQFKLSLGGRFKNRTESYDKKKHQLRALCNLNLSFKKRISRLASLTAIQKRKSHIAIDTIMDFGSSSGRHITPGGLCEIKGYGYSPYEEDKLQIQLIHDDGQVYVVDQIHRILPKSILCNWPSFLPKGIYTVQMLMKTQDGAQGTSYHHQFCLTL
- a CDS encoding ABC transporter ATP-binding protein; translation: MYKYLQQRLSLSPEGAKSFLKGVLWTTLLNIALMLPALYVFVFLTEQIQQKILLPQSTHPIFLYIGIAVLFFGITWLIAKGQYRSTFTSVYEESANRRLSLGEKLRRLPLSFFGEKNLSDLTGTIMSDCTELEHTFSHAVPQLFASLITIAMASIGLFIYNWPMALALLWVAPVAGGLVLLSKRIQIKNNEKIYLAKRAVSDHVQEGMENVQDIKAYNREDSYSRETDRKLKEYEKAIGKGELITGLFLDSSKGVLKLGILTLVLVGVYLSTQSSTQVFPFLVFLVFASRIYEPIQEVLNNLAALFHLDIPISRVQQMEALPVQEGSKDFAPSSYDIQFEKVEFAYEEGKTVLNNVSFSLNQGEVTALVGPSGSGKSTAAKLAARFWDVNKGQITIGGIDIKNVDPETLYESLSIVFQDVVLFNSSLLDNIRIGRKDASDEEVLRIAQLAQCDEFALSMPEGYNTVIGENGRTLSGGERQRISIARALLKDAPIVILDEATASLDVENESKIQKALSYLISNKTVLVIAHRMRTIAQADKIIVFDQGHVKEWGTPQELEQKQGLYYKMIQRQLSVTT